The genomic window gtttctctgtgctcacctaCACTCCAGTATGCAAGTTACAAAAGTATGATGTTGAAATTTATAAGCCCCAGTGCACATAAGCTGAGTATTGACTTTTTAGTGCAGTAGGAGACATCTTGAATATGCATTTTATAGATTCTGGATTTTTCAATAAGAGCAAAAGAATGGATGAATAAGTTTTAAGAATTTTCACAAAGTTGTTGAACTAGGGAAAAATGATATCAGACTCAAATTATTATTCCAAACAGAGTATTTTTGTGTCCCGCCGATGACCTGATTACATTTTGGAGAACTTTTCCTTATGAGGTAATAAGGTAACACTGATTTCCTAGACATTGCTGTAACTCCTTAACATTAGGCTAACCCGTTCAAATTGATATAACAGATAAGTAGCATGCAAAAACATGCattgtattaaaaaaacattgccAATTAATGAGCTAATCAACTCACACCACAGGTATCCCATATGGAGTAGATGATCTGATTAAATTTAGACATGCCTTGCTGCATAAATTTGCACATTAATGAGGTAAAgcctgtttcttcctgttttgtgcAGCAGTGTTGGCATTCCTGATGACAAAACACTAGTACTGTGAGCACATGTGGTCTTTTGTTTTGGAGTTTATGGCGGGACAAAGGGCAACCCAAGTGCCTCTTGTTATATGTATTAAATCATGTCTGGAGAGGATCTTTAACAGTTTCTTTTGTTATTAGTTTTCGGTGCAATATGTGGCTAAAAGTTCATTATTGACTGTGAAAGCCTTAGACCGTGGGCCACTTACTGAAAAAGTTCTATTAAGTGGGATTTTTTTGAAAGTGATGAACTATTATTGTTTGTCAGATAGATAGGCTGATGGATGATTGATGTGAAGATACTGTATTGTAAGCAGGCTCATTATTTTGATTACAAACTGACAGCCTTGGTTAAGCCAGATCACACTTTTATACTGTTTTTGACACATGCATGAAGTCCTGCTACATTAGGACATTTTCGCTGATTAACATATTCCTTCACTTTATAACTAGGGCTCGTTGTGTTGAGTTTTATGCTTTTCTTTAACgatgacaatgaaataaaaagtgctTACTCCGAACAAAATCCAGCTAACGCTAAAATCAGTTTGTTACTAGCTGCCTGCttggtttttacttttttccctttaaactAGGACAGAAGTTGTTGTAATCAAAAATACAAGAAACTGACTAGTCCCAGCTTCTGACTGAGCAGAAAAAATGAGAACTCCCTGTTCCTGATTAAAGCTTTTCTTGCTTTGGGCAAACTGGCAGCACAATTCCACTCCTGCAGAGTCTTATTTCCAATGCTTAGTTAATTTGTAGCCCGATAAGAGTCCTCTTGACTTTGGTTTCACTTCGGAAAAACCTTGAAATCTGAGTAACATGTTGTAAGTAATATTGTCTTTGTCCCTCTTTAAGAAGATAGGATTGAAAGATTAGGTTTGTGTTCATTTGCCTTGTCTTATCTGCCACTCTACAGGCCTCACAGAGCTCATGGTGATTGTTGTGACATGCAAAGTGATGTGTCCGTTGCTGTGGCTGCCAAATATCTTTAACCATAGACAGTGTAGTGTGGACAGTTTGTTACTTGTTAATGTGTCTCTTCAGAGTTTCTGACACATTCCAAACGTAGTTAATGCCGCATGATCCCCCAGTAAATCTGTCAGTTTTATGAATGTGGTTCTGTTTAGTGATGTGTAGCGTTTATGTTGAAACActcccatccagtgtacatTGAAGAAGATCATCACCCTCAGCTTTTGTTATCAGACATGAGTCCAAATAATAGATGGAGCCAGACAATATAGTTAACAGGTGTTTCAGTTAAATTAGCTGTGTCCCTGCTGCCATCTGTTAGTTGCGTTTTGCTGATTATAGTAACATTTCCTCTTCAGGCATCTGTCAACTAAAATAAACTCACAGTGGTTGAGTgtgaaaaaagtttgaaaagttTCTGCTCTTTAATTTTCCATACCCAGACTTATCCTGCCGGTTGTGGCCCATGATAATTAAATATAAAGCAATCCAATATGAAGTTACTGAAGCggtgcagcacaaacacagtgtggaGTTGGCAGCATGATGCTATTTTCAGTTTGACATCATCAGTCTTCGGTCACATTTACTATCTGACCAACCTCCCATAACTCACCCTACTGCTGTGTCAACACCCATTATTCACCTGGGTGCCTTTTGTAGAGCTTGTCCTGCGACTAAAAATCAAAGCCTggactttttgatgtttatCCAGCCTGAGTCCAGTGCTTGGTCACATTTTCAAAGCTGAAGCCCAATGACATTTCCTATATGACCCATACTGTACTTAATGATACAGACTGTCGACTGACCAGTCATCACCGTCAGACCTATACTAAACTACAGTTAACATTCAGACTTACTAGCAGCTGCTTTGGAAATAGTACACATATTCTATATGCATCATGGTTTAATAAACCTTAATCGTGTGTGCAGCTGACTTTGATAGTGTTATGCCAGCAGTCAGCCCAAGACCACAATCCACATGACCTGGCCCCTGCCTGTCCACCTCAGTAATACCTGGGGATCTTGAACAAGACGAATCCCTGAGGCTCCTGGCCACTGGGTCAGGCCCCTGTGGGCTCAGGGAGGGATTACAAACTCTGTTCTCTTGTTTCCATCAGCCATGCCCAGTTCTCTTGTGCACAGCTAGTTATTGTCATGGCAGCAGTGGCAGGCTGGGGACACTGGTTCCATTATTGTGACTCTGGTTTCTACGCAGCGGACACACAAGGGAGGGACTGGATACACAAAGGACTGTTTCACTCTGTGCCACCAAACTGAGTTTATTTGTGCTGTGCTGCTGGTTTATTTACACCTCATATTTGTTGATAATTAAATGTCAGGGATGAGGAAATTATTTTACCTTCCATCTACCAGTCTTAATTTAACATGATATACAAGATTAATTGTCCGTAGTACAGCACTGACAGTATTAAATGTAGGCAGTAATTGTCAATATTCCCTTTTTATTGTTTGATAATAAAGATGACTATCATTGCTCATGCTAACCATCAGTCAGCAGTGTGCCCTCAAGAGCTTGCAGCAGTATTTCTCATATACAAGGTTTTGATTGTGTGACCTACTAATAATGATTTGACCTTCTACAAACAGATTGTTATAATATAATTTTGTAtgctttttatttcttctttgtaCGTCTCAACACACAGAGATGGaacttgttgctgttgttatcaTAATGAATACCTTTGAAACAGTATACAAAGTGACAACAGCTTCatcagcttctttttttaagtattGTCATATCCTTTTGGATGTATTTGTGATTTAGGCAAGGCATGATGACTCACAAAACTGCAACATTTGCATCTGCTCttgcatgaaaatgaaataacgTTTGGTTATAATGTGTTCAGTTTAAATAGTAGTCGTCTTGTGTCTGTTGTAGGTGGTGAAGATCCTAGAAAAGCATGACCCCCTGCGCAGCAGTTCCACCCTGCCCTCCCTCAGTGTCATCAATCTCAGTGCTGGCTCTAGCGGTGGCCCTCGTTTCGGCCCCATCCCAGGAGACGAGGCGAGTGCGGTCCAGAACTATGTGGAGCACATGTTGTTCCTgttgatggaggaggagagcggtCAGGCCGGCGCTATGGGCCCCATCCTGGAGTTTGTGGTGATGGAGAATGTGATGGAGCGTCTCTTCGTGTGGAGCCTCCGCAGGGAGTTCACGGACGACATGAAGCTGGAGCAGCTGAAGATGTACGAGATGCTGGTGGGGCAGGCGCGCCAGCCGCTGCTGCATCACAAGCCCATCCTGCGGCCGCTCATAATGCTGCTGTCGTCCTGCTCGGGCATGGCGGCGCCCGCGGTCGAAGCcgagctggtgctgctgctcaACCAGCTGTGCTGCGTTCTGGCGAAGGATCCTTCGATTCTGGAGCTGTTCTTCCACACCAGCGAGGATCAGGGAGCCACCAActtcctcattttctccctcctcatccCCTTCATCCACAGGGAGGGCACAGTGGGCCAGCAGGCCAGAGATGCTCTGCTGCTCATTATGTCGCTGTCTGCTGAGAATGAGCGAGTGGCCAAACACATCGCGGAGAACACCTACTTCTGTCCGGTCAGTCTCCAGTGATTAAAtacttttccctctgtctttctcttgctctcagTCGGGTATCTCTGCGAACCCAACCTTCTAGTAGTAGGAATTGTTCTGTTCTTAAAAATCCTAGTCAATCATGCCTTGCCTCCCCTGAGACCCTGGGCATCATAGTCAGGCCAAAACATGCAGATGATGTCATGGATCCACTCAAAACAAGGTTAAAACATCTCTGGCATTGAATGTTACAAATGTCTGGCATTCATAAGATTATGGCACGGCTGTGAGCTAATCCCACGTAAATAATGGCATTTACTCACAGCTGCAGacattgaaatgaaaaatggcttTTGATGCAATTCCAGTTGAATAACAGGAGTATAGACTTAATTGGTTCCACTGGCAGGCTACAAGGATAATCCTATAGAGGATGTATATGTCAGTGCAGCACTAATGATGCTCTCATCTTACAGTTAAATTATCTGAGCTGCTATAGGCTCTGCTGTTGTTTGAAATCCCACCTTATAAATACTAAGACCCACTTCActaagaaaacacagaaatcataTGTGATATGTGGAGAAGTTTGTTGACATCAGTGCATTAATTAGCGACCTCATGGTTATTCTTGCATGTTATAGGCAgtaaaacacactgctgctcaaATATTTATGAGGTTCTTGGAGCTGACCTTTAGGAAGCATAAATTCATATGTATGCAGACACAGTGTGAGGAGGAACAGGCAAGCTGATATGTAGGCGTCTGCAGCGCTGTGCTACTCCCATCTGCATTACATTATCAAAATGTAGAGACGAAGAAATGATTTACAATAGTGTTTTGCTTTGTAGTGAACAGTAAAACGCTGTTATAAATTTGTTGTGTGAAGGCAGAGGTAAAActgacagcagagaagctgtGCATATATCATTTATGACATGAACTGCCTCATTACTCTGTAATGAAGCCCATAATATTCTCTCTATAATCACTTTACATCGGATTATTTTTCATCAGACGACATGTATCAGATGATATCTATGTTTGTAGCACAGTCTGCATTTTGTACCGTACAGATAAAACTTCTCACAGGACTCATCTTTTTCACAGTGAAGTTTTGTTGTGGAGATTAACAGCTGAATATTGGTATAGagaaatttaaatgaatttctGTCAACATGTGTCAAACATGTCTCTCTTGTCTTAGGTGCTGGCCACAGGGCTGAGCGGTCTGTACTCATCTCTCCCCACCAAGCTGGAGGTTCCCAGTGAAGAGTGGCACTGCCTCCACAAAGAGGACTGGCTGAAGACGCCGTCACTTGTCCAGTTTCTTAACTCACTGGAATTCTGCAACGCTGTTATTCAGGTGAACATATGTGACGAGACTGCAGACACAAGGCTCTGCCACATGAAGAATGCACTAACACGTGGTTAACGGCTGCACCTTTCTGCTTGATGGCATTCTTGACTGACATGCGCCTTAACATTGACTGTTCCCAGGTGGCCCACCCTGATATCAGGGACCAGCTGGTTAGTTACATCTACAATGGATTCCTTGTGCCTGTCCTAGCACCAGCTCTTCACAAGGTAAATATCAAGTACACATATACCCGCATGAGAAGAACAAACCGAAATGACAGAAACCATCATTTATTTGgcattttatttgactttttttttagtttgaccCATGTTCAATCTATGGGGCAGGGTTTGTGTCTtatactgcagccagccaccagggggtgatcaagatgttttggcttcactgtTGAAAAACTGTCATATTGTCTATCTTTTATACTGTAAGATTCTTCTCTTACTGTGCTCACTAAtaattcctctctctgtgtagcTCACCCTGGAGGAAGTGATGACCACCACAGCGTACCTCGACCTCTTCCTGAGAAGTGTTTCAGAGCCGGCCCTGCTGCAgactttcctctctttcatcctcctccatcGACATGAGAGCGTCCACATCTTAGATACTCTGGTCAGCCGCATCAACACCCCCTTCCAGGTAACACCAGAGGGACAAAAGACAGATTGCACGCAGATACAGCATGACTCAGGTTTGATAACCCCACGGCAGGTTTCTTGGATTTTAAAATGATCCCAGAGACTCTGGGACTTGTGGTGAAACTTAAATGTCAGTACAAATCTGGAAGAtcgttgccatggtgatgatCCATTGCAGCGACTTTTCCTATCAGCAAAGGCAACTGATACCAGCATTTCAAACAGTCCTATATGTACAGATGTCTTGTTCAAATACTTTGGTAGAAATGAACTAacagcataaataaataatgtgtcctttacatttctgtttgactgtgtaAATAGCTCAGGGACTTCCCTTCAGTGTTTGCAGCTGTGACGTGcctgcagctcagtgtaaaataagaaacatgtttgctttttgcatttttgacattaAGCCAAGTGTAACATTGACTAACATGCAAATATTCcacatttcagccattttattttcctgtttgcttttacttttgatgtTTAGTTACCTTTTCTTAGGTTGTCATGCTCTATTTCCAGCTTCATACTGTGTGAGATGTCAGTTTTTAGAGGCTCAAACTGTATATTTTACAAAACACCCACTCTTGAGTCCTCTTGGCCTTCTCTATGGTAATCAAAGCAAAAGTGGCTTTAATACTGAGGATAAATATCACTATTACCTTGAACAAGACTGTGACTACATGACTATTATTACTGTTCTTTCTCCAGCTTTGTACCATGTGTGTTGATGTTTAGAAGTGGTGAATAAGTGACTCAGAAATTTTTGGAAGAAAAACTTACAAAACTAATTTGCAAAAAGTTAAATATATTATCCTTTCAACTTTTCCTGGGTTAACCACTGCATTAGTGACTGTAACACCAAGGATACAACCTTACtctattttttttcaattaattaatcatttagtctattaaatgtcagaaactAGTGAAAACTGtcctttaacattttcattaacattttaaattgcAGTCATATACAATATCAAAAAGCAACAACTCTTCATATTTGCTGTCGCTTGATAATTTGCTTACAATTTCAGTAATAGAATGTAAAAAGCCACTTGAAACAGTTTCCTCTGTCATTTAAACCTGTGCTACATTATTAGCTGTAATATTATTCATTGTGTCTTTCCATTCTGCACTCCAGTTGGGCACTGTGTCACTGGCACTCTTCCGCACTCTCATTGGCTTGTACTGTGAAGATGTGATGCTGCAGCTCGTATTGAGGTGAGTGGTTCACACCCCTTATCCCAGTTGTAAAGCGTGGTACATCTAATTGGTTTATAATACGATGAGCTTTTACTCTCTACCTCCCACCATGCAGACTTGTATTACCATCTGTCTGCTCACCACCCcctgtccctctccctcctaCGACTACCCGTCGCTTTCCCTAACAGGATCCGTTCCCATCTGCCTCCCCAGGTACCTGATCCCCTGTAATCACATGATGTTGAGTCAGAGGCgtgtggtgagagagagggactgCTACTCTGTGTCAGCAGCCAAGATCCTGGCATTAACGCCATCCTGCTGCTCTCCTGATCgcagccccccacccctccgACAGCTGGACTCCATCCTCTTTTCCAAGGGAGCAGAGACTGCCAATAACACTGACACCGCAGGTAAGAGGGATGTGGCATTAATGGAAAATTTTGTCTGGTTTATTACAGCTTGAATCTTCTTTCTTGCCCTATCTTACTTTTTTTGGTTGATGTTGTGTTCCCAAATCTCAGCAATTAATTCTGTGattatgatgatgtttttacagATAGGTATGATGCCCTAATTTACAAAAATTagacccaagttgtaataaacaaGAATTATCCTCCTAGTAGTGTATAGTACAGCTAATTATTACCCATGTTGAAAGGCTCCCCAGCTGGAGCCTAGAAGTGGGAAGCCTGAAtacttaaaatgtttgttttgtatgtgttaCAGATTAATCAGAATGAATGACTGCTTTTCAGACACATTTATAATCAGCTTTTATggatgtttttgctcttttcaaaTCAACTGCACAGCAAAGTCATCCAGCAGATTTTACTATTCATAACCCCCATTTGAGTGAGTGGATGTTTGAAGATGAAATGATAGTGGAGTGCAGCAGTAAACAGAGCATATCAGAGGAAAATGGGAAGTCGTTCACTGTAGCGGTTATAAGGGCTGAACAGAACTATTACAATAAAAACTATAATttattaacattacatttccAAAATCTGTTCAAACATATGGTTTTGAATACAGTGCACTGCAAGGTGTTGATGTGCATATAATTGGGCCATAAACATATGACAGTTGATGATGTGTATTTTATCAAATAGTGAGATCTCCTGCTGTTTCCTAGTATTACATCACTTTGCCCCCTGTAGATCCATGTCAAACTCATTAGttctgctctgtgtgagtgCTACAGTGAGAAGTTGCACGCCAGATTTTATCAACATTTCCAATCTGTTTTTTCCTAGAGGAAAACGAGAGCTTCCCAGAAGAGGATGATGATAACTCCTGCACCATTGGGTCAGAAATCTACCTGGATGTCAGTTACCTCCATTACCTCTATGATGCCCGTCTGAGCATCAGCAGCTGCATGCGGGCCTGCCAGGTTTGGTCGGCCCCGTACGACGGTGAGGAACCCCCACCTGAGAAGTATCAGCCAGGCGTCCTCGAGGAGCCGGGGCTCAAGAGTCGACAAACCCAGATAACGCTAAAGAGAGTTCCACAGCCGCTGGTGCAGCGCCCTCAACCCTGTCCGCCGCCGAGCACAGAGCCGCCCTCCGTCAACCAGCTGGAGCTGGAGTGGGATGACAGCTACGACGCATGCCCGGTGCAGACTGCAGAGGCCTCAGTGGAGAGTAAATCTCCACAGCCACCTCCTGCTGAGCCCCCAAAGCACATCCAGGAGATGAGGAGAACA from Lates calcarifer isolate ASB-BC8 linkage group LG5, TLL_Latcal_v3, whole genome shotgun sequence includes these protein-coding regions:
- the fhip1aa gene encoding FHF complex subunit HOOK interacting protein 1A, whose product is MYDLVTMMASMVANGNRDGQSLVLKGVDPETCMIVFKNHWAQVVKILEKHDPLRSSSTLPSLSVINLSAGSSGGPRFGPIPGDEASAVQNYVEHMLFLLMEEESGQAGAMGPILEFVVMENVMERLFVWSLRREFTDDMKLEQLKMYEMLVGQARQPLLHHKPILRPLIMLLSSCSGMAAPAVEAELVLLLNQLCCVLAKDPSILELFFHTSEDQGATNFLIFSLLIPFIHREGTVGQQARDALLLIMSLSAENERVAKHIAENTYFCPVLATGLSGLYSSLPTKLEVPSEEWHCLHKEDWLKTPSLVQFLNSLEFCNAVIQVAHPDIRDQLVSYIYNGFLVPVLAPALHKLTLEEVMTTTAYLDLFLRSVSEPALLQTFLSFILLHRHESVHILDTLVSRINTPFQLGTVSLALFRTLIGLYCEDVMLQLVLRYLIPCNHMMLSQRRVVRERDCYSVSAAKILALTPSCCSPDRSPPPLRQLDSILFSKGAETANNTDTAEENESFPEEDDDNSCTIGSEIYLDVSYLHYLYDARLSISSCMRACQVWSAPYDGEEPPPEKYQPGVLEEPGLKSRQTQITLKRVPQPLVQRPQPCPPPSTEPPSVNQLELEWDDSYDACPVQTAEASVESKSPQPPPAEPPKHIQEMRRTAIMLVKGSYIEENEFQDDVMVYDLVAKKDARDVEHGKNKPNGTKSEDSQPAPAEVPLKNGLSVTLPTAVMADNGKNNLDTKAKGQTDCNSNLQNTTAAELGDDLLAQYEELIRTLDTQAVGKLVKADGETKKPVTPVEEKEEEEEMDFTSFSAETPEPEKLQSPFGTKLLSGSTSRSYSVPFTGPFVSVLLSRLENMLSNSLYVNLLLTGILAQLAAYPQPLLRSFLLNTNLVFQPTVRSLYQVLATVKNQIEELAATRKDFPELITTAQHWLLARETSFMAADKNSSSGSTHGETARILKNSPPPKPKAISLDQTEVFATVLFTEFLKELAAIAQEHSILSYIPMEE